One Novosphingobium sp. 9U genomic window, GGCAATGGCCCACAGGGCAGCCCCCTGGGCGAATACGTGGGCGGCAAGCGCGCCATCATCGACATCGGCTCGAACACGGTCCGGCTCGTCGTCTACAACGGGCCGCCGCGTGCGCCGGTGGTGATCCTGAACGAGAAGGTCAGCGCCAAGCTCGGCAAGGACCTGAGCAAGAATGGCCTGTTGTCGGCCAAGTCGATGCACACCGCGCTTGCCGCACTCGCGCGGTTCGCTGCCATGCTCGAGCTGCTGGGCATCGACGACGTCGATTGCGTCGCCACCGCTGCCAGCCGTGATGCGCAGAACGGGCCGGAGTTCCTGGCTTCGGTGCGCCGGCTCGGCCTCTCGCCACGGCTGCTGACGGGCGAGGAGGAGGCGCGGGCGAGCGCTTCGGGCGTCATGGCCGCCTTCCCGGGCGCGAGGGGCATTGTCGGGGACCTGGGCGGCGGCAGCCTGGAACTCGTCGCCATCGATGGCGAGACCTGCAAGGGCGGCATAACCCTGCCCTTCGGCACCTTGCGTCTGCCCGACTTGCGTGCGGGTGGTCCCGTCCGGTTCGCAAGCGCGGTGCGCGACGGTCTGGCGCGCGCTGATTTCTCCTCCGCCGCGGGCCAGCCGCTCTACATCGTGGGCGGTTCGTGGCGAGCCTTGGCGCTTCAGGCGATGCACGACATCGATTGGCCGCTCGACGATCCGCACGACTTCGAACTCGCGCCCGACGTGGCGCTGCGGATGTGCCGCCAGCTGGAGAAGAGCAAGCCCGAGAAGGCCGACCCGCGCATCTCCAGCTCCCGCCTCGCCAGCCTGCCGGACGCTGCCGCCCTGCTGGGGCAATTGGTCGAGCGGCTCTCGCCATCGCGCATTGTGTTCTCCTCGTGGGGCCTGCGCGAAGGGCTGGTGTTCGCTCGGCTCGACGCTGCCACCCGCGCGCAGGACCCCATGCTGGCCGGCGTCGAGGGTTTCGCCCGCTCCGCTTCGGTCGATCCGCAGCATGCCGCCGCCGTGGCGCGCTGGACCGCGGCAATGTGCGACCAGGACCCGCAGGATACAAACCTGCGCCTCGCCTCGACCATGCTGGCGCTCGCCGCGATGCGTACCGAACCCAACTTGCGCGCGCAGGAGGCGATGTCCTGGGCGCTGCGTAAGCGGTGGGTCGGCATCAACGCCCGAGGCCGCGCAATGATGGCGATGTGCGTTTTCGCCAACTCCGGCCTGACCGAAGTGCCCGCCACCTTCGCCCGCCTCGCCTCGCCCGAGGACTTGCGCGCGGCAGTCGGCTGGGGGCTCGGCGTGCGCCTGTGCCGCCGCCTGACCGGTTGTGCCGACAAGGCGCTCGCGCTTACTGCGCTACGCCGCGAGGGCGGGGAACTGGTGCTGGCTTTGGAGGAACCGGTGGCGGCGCTCTACACCAACACTGCCGCCAAGGACCTCAAGCACCTGGCCGAGTGGACCGGCCTGGAGTGCCGCGTGAAGACCAGCGCCGACGCCTGAAGATTTCGACAGACGGCGAGGGCCGCTCGCTGCTCCTCCTCCCTGGAGGGAGGAGGTTGGGAGGCGGGTGTACCCACGCCAACGTGGACGCGCTGCCTGGCGGCAGGCGTTCTCGACCCCGGCCCCTCCCCGGAAAGGGGAAGGCACAGGTAAGATGATCGCACATAAGACGCTTTCGTCAACGCTTCCGGTGATCAACCCACGAGCGAGCGGCTCTCCGCGATCGTAGCGATGCCGCGCTTGCCGCCATGGCGATCCAGCTGGACGACGATGTCGATGACGCTGGCGGCATATTCCAGCGTCTCACTGCGCGTCAGGCCGATGCCCGTCTGCATGCTCATCAGCGCGATCTGCTCAAGCGCACCGCGAGGGCTGTTGGCGTGGACGGTCGAAAACGAACCGGGGTGCCCGGTGTTGATCGCGCGCAGGAAGCTCACCGTCTCGGTGCCGCGCAATTCGCCCAAGACGATGCGATCGGGGCGCAAGCGCAAGGCGGCCTGCAGCAGGTCGTTGGCCGAGACCTTGGCCTCACCCAGCTCGCCCTTGACTGCGATCAGGCCGACACCATTGGCGCCCGGCAGGCGCAGTTCGGCGGTGTCCTCGACCAGCACCACGCGCTCGTGCTCGGGTATCTCGTTCAGCATGGCGTTCAGGAACGTGGTCTTGCCGGTCGACGTGCCGCCCGAGATCAGGATCGTGCGCCGGCGCCGGATCGCATCGCGAAGGAAGGCGATCGGCTCGGCCAAAGGATCGGGCGTCGACGCCTCGGGTGCGACCGTGATCGGACCGCGATCGTAGGCGTCGAGCGGCAGTTCGAGCAGGCGGTGGCGACGGA contains:
- a CDS encoding Ppx/GppA family phosphatase; protein product: MIGNGPQGSPLGEYVGGKRAIIDIGSNTVRLVVYNGPPRAPVVILNEKVSAKLGKDLSKNGLLSAKSMHTALAALARFAAMLELLGIDDVDCVATAASRDAQNGPEFLASVRRLGLSPRLLTGEEEARASASGVMAAFPGARGIVGDLGGGSLELVAIDGETCKGGITLPFGTLRLPDLRAGGPVRFASAVRDGLARADFSSAAGQPLYIVGGSWRALALQAMHDIDWPLDDPHDFELAPDVALRMCRQLEKSKPEKADPRISSSRLASLPDAAALLGQLVERLSPSRIVFSSWGLREGLVFARLDAATRAQDPMLAGVEGFARSASVDPQHAAAVARWTAAMCDQDPQDTNLRLASTMLALAAMRTEPNLRAQEAMSWALRKRWVGINARGRAMMAMCVFANSGLTEVPATFARLASPEDLRAAVGWGLGVRLCRRLTGCADKALALTALRREGGELVLALEEPVAALYTNTAAKDLKHLAEWTGLECRVKTSADA
- the virB11 gene encoding P-type DNA transfer ATPase VirB11 codes for the protein MVADVHTLRSRASVEPVSAPESPRSVYLDAYLAPLRPWLERETVTEILVNRPGEIWVEDAEAGGMARVELPAMDNQLLQRLAEQVARISHQGINREHPLLSATLPALAGQSGARIQLVGPPATRANWAMAIRRHRLLELPLDAYDRGPITVAPEASTPDPLAEPIAFLRDAIRRRRTILISGGTSTGKTTFLNAMLNEIPEHERVVLVEDTAELRLPGANGVGLIAVKGELGEAKVSANDLLQAALRLRPDRIVLGELRGTETVSFLRAINTGHPGSFSTVHANSPRGALEQIALMSMQTGIGLTRSETLEYAASVIDIVVQLDRHGGKRGIATIAESRSLVG